A single Prevotella sp. E15-22 DNA region contains:
- the rfbD gene encoding dTDP-4-dehydrorhamnose reductase, which translates to MNILVTGCNGQLGNEMQLLEEQFPENIYYNTDVAELDITNRQAIEQFVCDNKIDGIVNCAAYTAVDKAEDNQTLCTVLNADAPGYLAAAVERRGGWMIQISTDYVFDGKNHKPYVETDPVCPNSMYGRTKLAGEKAVQQNCKRSMIIRTAWLYSTFGNNFVKTMMRLGKEKPELGVIFDQIGTPTNARDLAVAIFLIIRKGIVPGVYHFSNEGVISWYDFAKAIHRMSNIVGCKIHPLHTEEYPTPAARPHYSVLDKTKIKRTYDIEIPYWEDSLEVCINKLLMNN; encoded by the coding sequence ATGAATATACTTGTTACAGGTTGCAATGGACAGTTGGGCAATGAGATGCAATTGCTTGAAGAGCAGTTCCCTGAGAATATTTATTATAATACCGATGTTGCAGAATTAGATATTACTAATCGCCAAGCAATTGAACAATTCGTTTGCGATAACAAAATTGATGGTATCGTAAACTGTGCTGCCTACACAGCAGTGGATAAAGCAGAAGATAATCAAACACTTTGCACTGTTCTTAATGCTGATGCTCCTGGTTATTTGGCTGCAGCCGTAGAGAGACGAGGTGGTTGGATGATTCAAATATCAACGGACTATGTGTTCGATGGAAAAAATCATAAACCATATGTCGAAACTGATCCAGTTTGTCCAAATAGCATGTATGGACGCACAAAGCTGGCTGGCGAAAAGGCTGTGCAGCAGAATTGTAAAAGGTCGATGATTATTCGTACAGCTTGGCTATATAGTACATTTGGAAATAACTTTGTCAAGACGATGATGCGTCTTGGAAAAGAAAAGCCGGAATTGGGAGTTATCTTCGATCAGATAGGAACACCTACTAATGCACGTGATTTAGCTGTAGCTATTTTTTTAATTATCAGAAAAGGTATAGTTCCAGGTGTATATCATTTTAGTAATGAGGGCGTTATATCGTGGTATGATTTTGCAAAAGCAATTCATCGCATGTCTAACATTGTTGGTTGTAAAATTCATCCATTACATACTGAGGAATATCCAACGCCAGCCGCTCGTCCACACTACAGTGTGCTTGACAAAACAAAAATAAAGAGAACCTATGATATAGAGATTCCTTATTGGGAAGATAGTCTTGAGGTTTGTATAAACAAACTTCTCATGAATAATTAA
- a CDS encoding peptide chain release factor 3, producing MNQEIERRRTFAIISHPDAGKTTLTEKFLLFGGQIQVAGAVKSNKIKKTATSDWMEIEKQRGISVSTSVMEFDYTPDGKDIEYKVNILDTPGHQDFAEDTFRTLTAVDSAIIVVDGAKGVETQTRKLMTVCRMRKTPVIIFVNKMDREGRDPFDLLDELEQELEIKVRPLSWPINQGAKFKGVYNIYENKLDLFTPDKQRVTEKVEVDIDSVELDARIGEADAAKLREDLELVEGVYPKFDVETYRSAEVAPVFFGSALNNFGVQELLNCFVEIAPSPRPTKAEERDVQPEEQKFSGFIFKITANIDPNHRSCIAFCKVCSGKFQRNVPYLHVRQGKTMRFTSPTQFMAQRKSTIDEAWPGDIVGLPDTGGIFKIGDTITEGEQLHFRGLPSFSPELFKYIENDDPMKSKQLQKGIDQLMDEGVAQLFVNQFNGRKIIGTVGQLQFEVIQYRLENEYNAKCRWEPVHLYKACWISSDDEKELENFKKRKYQYMAKDKEGRDVFLADSGYVLSMAQQDFEHIQFHFTSEF from the coding sequence ATGAATCAAGAAATAGAACGTAGAAGAACATTTGCGATTATTTCGCATCCAGACGCTGGTAAGACTACTTTGACAGAGAAATTTCTGCTGTTTGGCGGACAGATTCAGGTGGCTGGCGCTGTGAAAAGCAATAAGATTAAGAAAACGGCCACGAGTGACTGGATGGAGATAGAGAAGCAGCGTGGTATCTCTGTGTCCACTTCTGTTATGGAGTTTGATTATACTCCCGACGGTAAAGATATTGAGTATAAAGTTAATATCCTGGATACACCAGGCCACCAAGATTTCGCAGAGGATACATTCCGTACACTGACAGCTGTGGATTCTGCTATTATTGTGGTGGATGGCGCTAAGGGTGTAGAGACGCAGACACGAAAACTGATGACGGTCTGCCGTATGCGTAAAACACCAGTTATTATCTTTGTTAACAAGATGGATCGTGAGGGTCGAGATCCTTTTGACTTGTTGGATGAATTGGAACAAGAATTGGAAATTAAAGTACGTCCGTTGAGTTGGCCAATTAATCAGGGTGCTAAGTTTAAGGGTGTCTATAATATTTATGAAAATAAACTTGATCTTTTTACACCTGACAAACAGCGTGTAACAGAAAAAGTAGAGGTTGACATTGATAGTGTGGAACTGGATGCTCGTATTGGAGAAGCAGATGCTGCAAAACTACGTGAGGATCTAGAGTTAGTAGAAGGTGTTTATCCAAAGTTTGACGTTGAGACATATCGCTCAGCAGAGGTTGCCCCAGTATTTTTTGGTTCTGCATTGAATAACTTTGGCGTGCAAGAATTGTTGAACTGTTTTGTGGAAATTGCACCGAGTCCTCGTCCGACAAAAGCGGAGGAACGTGATGTGCAGCCTGAAGAGCAGAAATTTTCAGGATTCATCTTTAAGATTACAGCAAATATAGACCCTAATCATCGTTCATGTATCGCATTCTGCAAGGTGTGCAGTGGCAAGTTTCAAAGAAATGTGCCTTATTTGCATGTACGTCAGGGCAAGACTATGCGTTTCACTTCGCCTACGCAATTCATGGCCCAACGTAAGAGTACTATCGATGAGGCATGGCCTGGTGATATCGTTGGTTTGCCTGATACGGGAGGAATCTTTAAAATTGGCGATACTATAACCGAGGGTGAACAACTGCATTTTCGCGGATTACCTTCATTCTCACCCGAATTATTCAAGTATATTGAGAACGATGATCCCATGAAATCGAAGCAACTTCAGAAGGGCATAGATCAACTAATGGACGAGGGCGTGGCTCAATTGTTTGTTAACCAGTTCAATGGTCGCAAAATTATTGGTACTGTAGGTCAGCTACAGTTCGAGGTTATTCAATATCGTTTAGAAAACGAATACAATGCTAAATGTCGTTGGGAACCAGTGCACCTATATAAGGCATGTTGGATTTCGAGTGACGATGAAAAAGAACTTGAGAACTTCAAGAAACGTAAATACCAATATATGGCTAAGGATAAGGAAGGCAGGGATGTCTTCCTGGCCGACTCGGGTTATGTTTTGTCAATGGCTCAGCAGGATTTTGAGCATATTCAGTTTCATTTTACGAGCGAATTTTAA